The following proteins are co-located in the Brevibacillus laterosporus DSM 25 genome:
- a CDS encoding ABC transporter ATP-binding protein, producing the protein MKPKDILVDVERLRKYYPINKGFFGGTKKYVKAVDDISFQIYKGETFGLVGESGCGKSTTGRSIVRLFDVTDGKILFDGHDVAKMSEQQLKPFRKRMQTIFQDPYSSLNPGMTVFELISEPMNIHDSLGEKERKEIIQDLLERVGLKKEHLDRYPHEFSGGQRQRVSIARSLAVKPEFIMCDEPISALDVSVQAQVVNMLEDLQNELGLTYLFIAHDLSMVRHISDRIGVMYLGQLVEVAESNELYDHPAHPYTQALLSSIPIADPKLRNQKRIMMEGDIPSPLAAIRGCKFQSRCPYASSRCVEEQPKLVSISPGHQVACHLFSE; encoded by the coding sequence ATGAAACCCAAAGACATTTTAGTTGATGTAGAACGTCTCAGGAAATATTATCCAATCAATAAAGGTTTTTTTGGTGGGACAAAGAAATATGTCAAGGCTGTTGATGACATCAGCTTTCAGATTTATAAGGGAGAAACGTTTGGGTTAGTTGGAGAGTCCGGATGTGGTAAATCTACAACAGGGCGCAGTATCGTCCGGCTGTTCGATGTGACTGATGGGAAAATATTGTTTGATGGACATGACGTAGCGAAGATGAGTGAACAACAGCTCAAACCATTTCGCAAACGAATGCAAACCATTTTTCAGGACCCGTATTCTTCTTTAAATCCGGGGATGACTGTCTTCGAGCTGATCAGTGAACCTATGAATATTCATGATTCCCTTGGAGAAAAAGAGCGGAAGGAAATCATTCAGGATCTCTTGGAGCGTGTCGGTCTAAAGAAAGAACATTTGGATCGTTACCCGCACGAATTTAGTGGAGGGCAGAGGCAGAGAGTCAGCATTGCTCGATCTCTAGCAGTGAAGCCAGAGTTTATCATGTGCGATGAACCAATCTCAGCGCTGGATGTGTCCGTTCAGGCCCAGGTTGTCAATATGCTAGAGGATTTGCAAAATGAATTAGGGCTGACCTATCTGTTCATTGCCCATGATTTATCGATGGTACGTCATATTTCAGATCGCATCGGGGTGATGTATCTAGGTCAACTTGTAGAAGTAGCTGAAAGTAACGAGCTATATGATCATCCGGCACACCCATATACACAAGCACTTCTTTCTTCTATTCCGATAGCTGATCCCAAGTTGCGTAATCAAAAACGTATCATGATGGAAGGGGACATTCCAAGCCCATTGGCAGCCATTCGCGGCTGTAAATTCCAATCGAGATGTCCGTATGCATCATCACGCTGTGTCGAAGAACAGCCGAAGCTAGTATCTATTAGCCCGGGTCATCAGGTTGCCTGTCACTTGTTTAGTGAATAA
- a CDS encoding ABC transporter ATP-binding protein, translating into MTEVLLDVKNLRTSFFTRAGEVQAVRGVSFTVQKGEVIGIVGESGSGKSVTAKSILSLIAQPGKIVGGEIKFGEKDLLVATEKERKAIRGNRIAMIFQDPMTSLNPVYKIGRQLTEVIMRHQKVSKSVAKQKAIDLLKQVGISSPEERFNQYPHEFSGGMRQRVMIAMALSCEPELLIADEPTTALDVTIQAQILDLIKELANQSDTAVMLITHDLGVVAQVCTRVIVMYSGMVMEEGKVEDIFYRPQHPYTQGLLRSLPKHHKGNKERLIPIEGTPPSLLNPTNGCPFAERCPHMMDKCLSEIPPSYEIGSDQRMKCWLGEEIGGKRNETQRHFS; encoded by the coding sequence ATGACGGAAGTTTTATTGGATGTGAAGAATTTAAGAACGTCTTTCTTCACACGCGCTGGAGAGGTGCAGGCTGTTAGGGGAGTTAGCTTTACCGTTCAAAAAGGTGAAGTAATAGGGATTGTAGGAGAGTCGGGGAGTGGAAAAAGTGTGACCGCCAAATCAATTCTCTCTCTGATTGCACAACCGGGGAAAATTGTCGGTGGAGAGATCAAATTTGGTGAAAAGGATCTGTTAGTAGCGACAGAAAAAGAGCGTAAAGCGATTCGGGGAAATCGGATCGCTATGATCTTTCAAGATCCCATGACTTCTCTTAATCCTGTATATAAAATTGGACGCCAACTGACAGAAGTAATTATGAGGCATCAAAAGGTAAGTAAGTCGGTAGCTAAACAAAAGGCAATCGACTTATTAAAACAGGTGGGCATTTCCTCTCCTGAAGAACGCTTTAACCAATACCCGCATGAATTCAGCGGCGGGATGAGGCAGAGAGTGATGATTGCAATGGCACTCTCATGTGAACCGGAGCTATTGATCGCAGATGAGCCTACTACCGCATTAGATGTAACGATACAGGCTCAGATTCTTGATTTAATAAAAGAGCTAGCTAACCAGTCAGATACAGCAGTTATGCTGATCACGCATGATTTGGGTGTAGTCGCCCAGGTATGTACAAGAGTAATTGTCATGTATAGCGGTATGGTGATGGAGGAGGGGAAGGTTGAGGATATCTTCTATCGCCCACAGCATCCTTATACACAAGGGCTTCTGCGTTCTCTACCTAAACACCATAAGGGAAATAAAGAAAGACTAATTCCCATCGAGGGAACTCCGCCTAGTTTATTAAACCCTACAAATGGCTGTCCATTTGCAGAACGCTGCCCTCATATGATGGATAAATGTCTTAGCGAGATTCCGCCTTCTTACGAGATAGGTTCCGACCAACGGATGAAATGCTGGCTGGGAGAAGAGATCGGGGGGAAAAGGAATGAAACCCAAAGACATTTTAGTTGA